A genomic window from Euzebya sp. includes:
- a CDS encoding amidohydrolase family protein, whose amino-acid sequence MPVIDIHTHMLCAEWLELLESSTSRYHMAVDPAKVHDPEIPRMHIAGVPYSFHTPRPIYFDWEQRIANMDAAGVDVAVVSLTCPQGNFGGEEVSARACRVSNDDMIAAQRRWPDRIRFLAALPWMYPSRALEELAYAREHGAVGALVVGNIEGESPVDDRFAPVWEALDDAGLPVLVHPGPPPGVEVAARNGMSNAVGFHYDTTHCLERMINTGFLDRYPDITIIGSHAGGFLPFIIGRLDYQRESHRAPADYLGRIVVDSMAFSEGAMRLTFEVMSADNVLLGTDYPYGPPGQMERMRSRLAAQLSPEDLAKVESANAERLFRLDPVAAGRPAHQHSE is encoded by the coding sequence GTGCCCGTGATCGACATCCACACGCACATGCTGTGCGCGGAGTGGCTCGAGCTGCTCGAGTCCAGCACGTCCCGCTACCACATGGCGGTCGACCCGGCGAAGGTCCACGACCCCGAGATCCCGCGGATGCACATCGCCGGGGTGCCGTACTCGTTCCACACACCCCGGCCGATCTACTTCGACTGGGAGCAGCGCATCGCCAACATGGACGCCGCGGGCGTCGACGTGGCGGTGGTCTCCCTCACCTGCCCGCAGGGCAACTTCGGCGGCGAGGAGGTCAGTGCCCGGGCGTGCCGGGTGTCGAACGACGACATGATCGCCGCCCAGCGCCGCTGGCCGGACCGGATCCGGTTCCTGGCCGCGCTGCCGTGGATGTACCCGAGCCGCGCGCTCGAGGAGCTGGCGTACGCCCGCGAGCACGGTGCGGTCGGGGCGCTGGTCGTCGGCAACATCGAGGGGGAGTCGCCCGTCGACGACCGGTTCGCGCCGGTGTGGGAGGCGCTGGACGACGCCGGCCTGCCGGTGTTGGTCCACCCCGGCCCGCCGCCCGGCGTCGAGGTCGCTGCCCGCAACGGCATGTCCAACGCCGTGGGGTTCCACTACGACACCACCCACTGCCTCGAGCGGATGATCAACACCGGCTTCCTCGACCGCTACCCCGACATCACGATCATCGGCTCGCACGCCGGCGGGTTCCTCCCCTTCATCATCGGGCGGCTCGACTACCAGCGCGAGAGCCACCGCGCCCCGGCGGACTACCTGGGCCGCATCGTCGTCGACTCGATGGCGTTCAGCGAGGGGGCGATGCGCCTCACGTTCGAGGTCATGAGCGCGGACAACGTCCTGCTCGGCACCGACTACCCCTACGGACCGCCCGGCCAGATGGAGCGGATGCGCAGCCGCCTGGCCGCCCAGCTCAGCCCCGAGGACCTCGCGAAGGTCGAGTCCGCCAACGCCGAGCGCCTGTTCCGCCTCGACCCGGTCGCCGCGGGGCGGCCGGCCCACCAGCACAGCGAGTGA
- a CDS encoding CaiB/BaiF CoA transferase family protein — MTAAPTPEPPVGDPPLEGVVVVDLTTALAGPWCTQLLGGMGATVIKVEGPSRPDSARGNAPFVGREGASSTRRHDDDLSLALLERNRDKLGLALDLKAPEGRAVMEDLLARAAVLVTNYSRGALGRMGLDAESVAARHPHLVYAAITGFGLDGPPDRDKAMDTIIQALSGLMLTSGAPGDGPVRVGVPVADVVSPLYAVIGILGALRRAEATGRGDVVDVSMLGAVTSLVATESWGVQASLGLETRTGDVLPRLTPFGTYPTADGGHVAICAPTDPLAAGLFTAMGIADPTSDPRLATRDGRVHHAEEVNAAIADWTRTLATDDLLAVLEAHDVPSAPVRTPAEAVADPALLRRGETTPTLHPRYGQVAGAVGPGMPFRARGVGHRRAAPGLGEHSAALLRDLLGYDDARVQRLVEAGAIGTADDGGQ; from the coding sequence GTGACCGCAGCGCCGACACCCGAGCCGCCCGTCGGTGACCCGCCCCTCGAGGGGGTGGTCGTCGTCGACCTGACCACCGCCCTGGCGGGGCCGTGGTGCACCCAGCTGCTCGGCGGGATGGGGGCGACGGTCATCAAGGTCGAGGGCCCGTCCCGACCGGACAGCGCGCGGGGCAACGCGCCGTTCGTGGGCCGCGAGGGCGCGTCCTCCACCCGGCGTCACGACGACGACCTCTCCCTCGCCCTGCTCGAGCGGAACCGGGACAAGCTCGGGCTGGCGCTCGACCTCAAGGCCCCGGAGGGCCGTGCGGTCATGGAGGACCTGCTGGCCCGCGCCGCGGTGCTCGTGACCAACTACAGCCGCGGGGCGCTCGGGCGGATGGGCCTCGACGCCGAGTCCGTCGCCGCGCGCCACCCCCACCTCGTCTACGCGGCGATCACCGGCTTCGGCCTCGACGGTCCCCCGGATCGCGACAAGGCGATGGACACGATCATCCAGGCCCTGAGCGGGCTGATGCTGACCTCCGGCGCGCCCGGCGACGGCCCGGTGCGGGTGGGCGTCCCCGTCGCCGACGTCGTGTCGCCGCTCTACGCGGTGATCGGCATCCTCGGGGCGCTCCGGCGCGCAGAGGCCACCGGGCGCGGCGACGTGGTCGACGTCTCGATGCTGGGTGCGGTGACGTCGCTGGTCGCCACCGAGAGCTGGGGCGTGCAGGCGTCCCTCGGCCTCGAGACCCGCACCGGCGACGTCCTGCCGCGTCTGACGCCCTTCGGCACCTACCCGACCGCCGACGGCGGGCACGTGGCGATCTGCGCCCCCACCGACCCCCTGGCCGCCGGGTTGTTCACCGCGATGGGCATCGCCGACCCCACGTCCGACCCGCGCCTGGCCACCCGAGACGGCCGCGTCCACCACGCCGAGGAGGTGAACGCCGCGATCGCCGACTGGACCCGGACGCTCGCGACCGACGACCTGCTCGCGGTGCTCGAGGCCCACGACGTGCCCTCCGCCCCGGTGCGCACCCCCGCCGAGGCGGTGGCCGACCCTGCCCTGCTGCGCCGCGGCGAGACGACGCCGACCCTCCACCCCCGCTACGGGCAGGTCGCGGGCGCGGTCGGTCCCGGCATGCCGTTCCGGGCGCGCGGGGTCGGCCACCGCCGCGCCGCGCCCGGCCTGGGCGAGCACAGCGCCGCGCTGCTCCGCGACCTGCTGGGCTACGACGACGCGCGCGTGCAGCGGCTGGTCGAGGCTGGGGCGATCGGCACCGCAGACGATGGAGGGCAGTGA